Part of the Rhodothermales bacterium genome, GAAGATCCGGGAGGAGTTGCCGCCCGACGGCGCAGACCCCGGCTGGTACGACCACCCCGCCGGCACCGTCGCCGCGCCGGCGGACGAGGCGGCGATGCGGCGAGATGGGGTTGAGGTGTAGCCTACCTGATTCGCGGCGTAGCCTGCCACATGTCCAGGTTCGGCCCCATGGCCTCCTTGAGGGCGGTCGAGACGTCGTCGAGCGCGCCGGCGATGTCGGGCGACAGCACCAGCTCGGCGGCGCGGACGTTGCGGCGCACCTGCCCGGCATTGCGGCCTCCGACGACGACGGATGCCACACCGGGTTGACTCAGCAGCCAGGCCAGCGCGAGGTCGGCCATGGGCTCGCCGGCTCCCTCGGCAATGGTCCGGATGTCCTGGATGGTGTTAAACAGCAGGTCCTCGAAGCCGCGCTGGCCGTGGCGCACCTGTGCCCAGCGACCCGTCGAAAAGTGGCGCGTCCTGGCCCGGTCTTCCGGTACTTCCGACGGCTGATTGAACTTGCCGGTGAGGAGTCCATGCAGGAGGGGGGAGTAACAGAGGATGGACACGCCGGCGTCCAGGCAGGCCGGCTGGATGGCGTACTCGGCGGCCCGGAATAGGAGGCTATAGGCGACCTGGTTGCTCGCCGGCGTGAAGCCGGCGCGGAGCGCGTCCCGCAGGTCCAGCGGCCCAAAGTTCGACACGCCGTACTCCCGGATCTTGCCCTCCTGCTTGAGCGCTTCGAGCGTACGTATGGGGATTTCGATGGGCATCTCCCAGTTGGGCCAGTGGAGCTGGTAGAGGTCGATCCATGTCGTGCCGAGGTTCGTGAGGCTTCGCTCGCAGGCGGCGCGGAGGTCAGTCTCGGCGAAGTTCGCCGGCACAACCTTGGACGCGATCACGAGCTGATCCCGCACATCGCCCAGCGCCTCGCCGATCAGCTGTTCGGAGTACCCGTTGCCGTACATCTCGGCGGTGTCGATGGTCGTCATGCCGGCGTCGTACGCCGCGCGCAGCGCCGCCAGTGAGTCGGCCTTCTCCTGATGGCCCCAGTTGAGGCCGCCCACGATGCCCCAGGCGCCAAAGCTGAGGGCGGAAACGGAAAGGGAGGTGGCGCCGAGGGTGCGGTGTTGCATGGTTTACAGGGTTGTTGTCATAGTTTTTTT contains:
- a CDS encoding aldo/keto reductase — protein: MQHRTLGATSLSVSALSFGAWGIVGGLNWGHQEKADSLAALRAAYDAGMTTIDTAEMYGNGYSEQLIGEALGDVRDQLVIASKVVPANFAETDLRAACERSLTNLGTTWIDLYQLHWPNWEMPIEIPIRTLEALKQEGKIREYGVSNFGPLDLRDALRAGFTPASNQVAYSLLFRAAEYAIQPACLDAGVSILCYSPLLHGLLTGKFNQPSEVPEDRARTRHFSTGRWAQVRHGQRGFEDLLFNTIQDIRTIAEGAGEPMADLALAWLLSQPGVASVVVGGRNAGQVRRNVRAAELVLSPDIAGALDDVSTALKEAMGPNLDMWQATPRIR